One Mycolicibacterium sarraceniae genomic window carries:
- a CDS encoding transposase, which yields MSRTRRSFTPEFKVEAARRVIDGGRSVTEVARELNVHENLLRKWVVAERVRAGAALDARELPPDGDRSAVEHAELVRLRAELAERTVILRS from the coding sequence ATGTCTCGAACTCGTCGGTCGTTTACACCGGAGTTCAAAGTGGAGGCTGCTCGGCGGGTGATTGATGGTGGCCGATCGGTCACTGAGGTTGCCCGGGAGTTGAACGTTCATGAGAATCTGTTACGTAAATGGGTTGTAGCTGAACGGGTTCGGGCCGGTGCCGCTCTCGACGCGCGCGAGCTACCGCCGGACGGGGACCGGTCGGCGGTCGAGCACGCGGAGTTGGTGCGGTTACGTGCTGAGCTTGCCGAAAGGACCGTGATATTGCGTTCCTGA